ACGTTTGATAATTATGATATTATTACTAGGCCATTTTTTGAGTCTGATTGATGCAAAATCATCTGGATATTACCTTTCGTACTGTTAATAATAATAGCATGATTATTTTAGGACATTGTCCTTTGCTTCTACtaatctttattttattattcgtCCAAGATGATTAGCTTTCGATCATCATTTTCCTAGTCATCCCTACTCTGAAGACATTTAAAATATGTAAAGCTCTCTTGTTCAACTATTGGTCAACATGAATTCTCCTGGTCTTTCCAATAGTCATATAGTTTATTCCAAACccagctaaaaaataaaatatctttACTTGTGGCTTCTTTCAGTTTATGTGACTTCTTTCAATTATGCATTAATCTGATATTATACGATTGAATAGGGTGCTAACTAGTAATTGAAATTCTCATGTCATGATGGGGTGATTTGTCCTATCCTGAAAGAAAGTATCTTATCGCAAAAGGGTTAAAGAGATTGTTGTTCACTTGTCTTTGTACTAGAATAATTTAAGCCTGTTACAACTGTTACCTTTTGGCATCAGGACAAAAGAGGCAACACTAACGACACTTAGCCTGACATCCCATCATATTCTCGTGTTTTCTTCTGTAGACACACTTGTGAATTGTGTGAGGGGACTTGCCAGTGCCATGTTGTGCACCCAACAAGACAAATGGAAAGAGAGCTTTCCTTTGCATTGTTACTTTACTTCTTTTGGCTGCATGTTCTTTACTTAATTCAGCTCAGAAGAACCACAATCCATGCCAAGATTGGTTCTTGTATTTGTACATCATCCCTTTGAAATGGTCCTTGATTGAAGGAGCAAATTGTTTTGCCCCTCATGTCCCAATCAAGACATTATAACATCATAATCCATTGTGTTCGACACTTATGGAGGAGGTATTAGGGACAATGAAATCATCCATATCTGAGCTTGCCAATCATGGATGAAAGGGTTGCACCTTCTCTAGATGCTGCTTTTTTATTCTCTTGGAACTCTTTTTACAAAGGACAAATATTGGTTGGGCCACAGAATTAggcaaaaagaaatatttataGCATTTTCCCCTGTCTCAGGGCGGACACATGGGCAACTGGAGTCCTTTTCTTAATGACATGTCTTTTATAAAGGTCTCCTTAGTTGTCAGCAAGTTAAAACTTTGAAAATCTccagaaaaggacaaaatacTATCACCTCTCCTCCCCCACCTAAAATAAAAGAGATGTAAAAGGGGGCACAGAGCCACAGACTTCCAAACTCTACagaaaaggacaagaaagaggAAAGTACAAAGAAGAGCAAACCTCTCAGGGCTTGGGAGGTGGGTTAGTAAACAAGAACAAtgccaagaaaaaagaatgagagGAGTTAGTCATCTTGACTTGACAATAATTCATTACGTCGCTTAGTATATCGATTCGCGAATCTGTGTTGATATGCTCGGGCGTTATTCTTGTCCCTAATGATTTTTCTGATCAAGAAAGAGTGATATTGCAGTTTCATGAGATAGTCTCAATTTAGGTACTACTCGATTCAATGATATCTTTGAATTTACTCGCTTGAGATAGAGCAAAACGCATGGCAGAGGAATAAACACATGCAATCATAGAATGAAGAGAATGTTAGGAATGTCACCAATGTGGTGATTGTTAAAAAATCCATaatcttgttttgatgataacaaaAACAATCATAGGCTACTAATGTGTCTCTTGGTTGAGTTATACCAAGTTATTTATGCACAAGTCGAAATGCAGATGATGTTATAAAGTGCACCAGATATTCCTACGTCAAAGATCTGCTCTGCCAATGTTTAGAGTGTTCTGCCCATCTTTGGGGTTAGTAGCCAATCTCCGAGGTGAACAAGATATTGGGTaatgaagatgtctacaagtTAGAAGGATCTCTATAAGGTAAACATCCGAAAGGACCTAGATTAAGAGTGTACGAGCTGAAAAAAAGAGGATATTTGTGATGGCTTGAAGTTATGAAGATCAAGTGAATAGTTGGATGGACTAGGTGATGGTGAAAAAGTATAGAAATGTGTTGTTTGTTAAAGTTTGGAATGACCACATTTGTGAAGGTGAACAACTTGGAGGAGTCGCAATTGCGAATATGCTGGGAAGGACTAGAAAAAAGATTGAATGCACTGAATTGTTGTTTGAGCAGCAGATCTTGGTAAAGAGTAGCTGCCTTATATAAATTAGGTGGAAGATTGGGTGAATAACATCAACGGTCTAGTAAAGATACGAATGTCCTGATTATAAGGGATCATGCATATGTTTACTCTTAACGGGTGATAGTCACTTGATCAAGCGACCAAATCTTTGATTAAGAAGAATATAACTGCTATAAAGATTATGATGATATCAATGACTTGAGTTCAACGAAGACTAGAAATAAAGATGAAGATCTTGACAAGGAGGAGAACAAATCAAAGATGACAGGATGTTCATGATGACTTGGAGGTACCATGGTCAATCTTTCATCGGGGTGATGTCTTTGGGAGCTAGGATACTCAAGGGAATCATCGGATAATAGACCACAAGTCATTCCCAAGTTTTCCTATAAATAGATCCAATGGACTAAAAGATCATCTGTGATAATGTTTACGTTGATATCGAGTTTCGTGATGTTTGAATCACGAACATGTGCTGATGTTTCGTTATAAGAAAATATAGGCATTTGCGAGTGAAAGATTCGTAGAGAAAAATCACGAAGTCTATCGGGTAGGTTATAGCTGTTAGCATTTGTCAACTTTTTTAGAATAGTGTTAGAACAACAAATCTTTCGGAATGCTGTGAGAAACTGTAGTTGCAGCAGTTCCAACGGATCTCTAATGACTAGTGTGACTTCTCAAGCCCTTCCACCGGGAAGAATGAAGTTGTCTTTATAATGGAAGACCATCTAGGCCAAAATATTAGAGACAACACAACGTAAAATGCATTTACTTGTTGTGAGTTACTTCTCTCTCGTTGTTACTTGGCTCTCCCGAAAAATCTTCTTTGGTAATCTCTTTGTGTTGTAATTGTGTGCAAGTTCAAGTGTACAATAGTGAGAGCAGCACATGAGTCTTGATAGTATGATTTATTGGAAAGACGGTACTTGATGTTTGTAACTTATTTTGAAGATTACTAGTGAATTCCAGCCCAAGTTGTGGCTGTTAGTCTTGAGAGTAGATGTAGGCTTGAGGATAAaatcgaaccactatatatATCTTGTGTGCTTGCATTTTACTTAATCTTTTACTTAGTCTTGTACACGTTCAGATATGTTTTGTGAACATATACTCACTACATCTTTTTATATCACCTACTGTTTTGTGCGTTCTTATTTCTCGTGATCTTCACACACTTCAGCACACAATCTTTTCACGATATTTCAAACATCTGTTGACCCGATCTCTACAATAACTCTGCAAATATTTGACCTGTTGTTTGAAGTTGAACTTATTTTATGccgtaaatatttttcatagttcttcaaacaacctattcaccctctCTAAGTTGTATTGTTAGGCCCAATAGAGAAAAGAGTTATGATTTTGAATctcattttgtttcttattcCACTCAATAGGAATGCTCAGTCCATCTCCTAAAGGTTAGATTAAGGCAATGATattgttaattaattttatGTCATACTTCATTAAAAACGCAGTTTCAGAGTTTTGGCCCAAGTTCCAAACTCTTCCATGGTTCAAATGGTCCGGTCATCAGACACAACATTCAGAGACAAATCATTCTATTCACACGATACACAtgcttttcttttaattcagcGTACCAGAAAATTGTCACTTCACTTTGTACCTTGAAATCACAATGAATTCTTGAACTTGCACGAAATTCAGCCAAGCGATAAGCTTACCATAGCATGGAATTCCATATAAAGTGAGCAACTccaatttttatgaatattcgTTTGGACTGATGCTGAAGTTCAATTTTGGATGTATTCTACTTTCTGATTCAAGCCTTCCGGGTGTTAACGAAGCTCTCAACCCTATTATCGGTGTTTAGCTATCAATGACATGTCAAGAAAATAAGATAAGGTCATAAAAACTACTATTATCTTCATCATTACATCCCTAAGAAAGATTGCACTGCCTTACTGTTCAATGAACTTCATGTGAAACCTTCTACATAAATTTTTAGTAAGATCCACTTTGATCCGCTAATCCAATCAGAATTAAAAGAGAGCGTCTGGAACAAaattaattggatcaatttgatttattttgttataatcTTTTGGCTAGATAAAGTGAATCAAACATTGATTcgggatttatttttttatgagctTTTTAggttattaattattataaccATCAAATGTTAAATCCCATACATtaagacttctctaacacaactcactcatATATCTTAACACAACTCGTATGTTTGTCAtaaaaatttactttttcttttatgcaaaaaatggtTGGGTTCCTATGTAGGAAGTAGGAACCCGAAATATGCGGTTCAATCTGATTGGAACGGACACACATCTGTCTGAAAATATCTGAAGTGTGGCAATAGAGTTTTGTCATCACATGCTGATGCTCGAGAACACAAAAATGTGCTGATAACAGTGACGTCGGAGAAATTCGTATCGCTGAACGAGAGGCTCTTTTTGTCTCATCTTCACATTGGTAAAGAAAGATCCTAGCCCCAGCATATTATCAAAACGTGTCTAACTGTTTCTTCTTTGTTCTgatcctttccttttattttgtaaatatgAGGCTGACAAAGTTGATAAAGAATTTCAACAAGCAGGCTCAGGACAATAATTCACACCTTAGTTGCTTCATTGAGGTTACGGCGACTTTGATCTCCACCTGTTGAAGTTCGCAAATTAACTTTGACATGTACGTAATCATAAGTTTTAATTTCGGACCTTCTTAAATGCACAAACGTGGAACTTTTGTCTTTTCACAAACGGCTTTTCATCGAGACCCGTGTGCGTTTTTAAGAGTTATGGAATAAGACGACGTCATGCACCAGACTAGGAACTAATAACAAAGACCAAACTTCACAAAGAAGACGAcgggagggggaaaaaaaggaacaaaaactaGAGTTGATTCTACATCATCCGATCCTAATCATTGAGAGTGCCTTGTCAAGATTCTTGGCCTTCATCTGAACGTAATCCTTCACCATGATGGACTGGAACCGAGCGGCGACCTCCTGGCCTGAGGCCTGCGTGAGTCCGTGGATCGGACCGATGCGAAAATCCATCGGGGGTCTGTAAAAGTAACCTATGGATAGCCGGTGCCTTTTCCCGTTCGCGATAACCCGGTGAACCACACTGGGGAACATGGCATTAGACATGATGTGGAGCATGTCACCCACGTTCACCACAAGTGCACCGTCCATGGGTAACACGGGTACCCAACCTCGGCCTTCCCTGTGGAATTGGAGCCCATGTGCGCTGTCGTTTTGGTGAAGTATTGTCAAGAAGGAGGTGTCAGTGTGCGGCGCGAGCCCCATGGCCAGGCCCGGATCGGGGCACTGCGGGTAGGAGTTCAGCTGCAACGCTGAGCTCGGGTTGCTCCGGAGTCGTGGCCAGTCGATGTCGTGCTCGGATATGCCGAGGTACTTCAGGATCATGGCAAGTAGTCGCTCGGAGAGCGCCTTCATTTTGTCCTGATAGTCTTCCATTACTTTACTAATGTACGTGACCCCAAGAAAGCACGAGAGGACAAAAACATTAATAATGCCCAGAATAAGAGACATTAATAAGGATAACGAAACTAAGactagttttaaaattttgcttACCACTGGGACATACTTAAGTAGTCAAAAGAGACTTCTCTACCATTATTGATTACAGAAATAACACTTCcacataaaataagaaatattaaAAGCTCTCGCTAGAAGTGGTTTATCAGATCTGTATAAACCATTAAAAGCTAAGAAGTGGTTACATGCGATGGACTTTTTCAGCATCACTTAATAGTTAGCTTGAAAAGAATTATCACTTGAATCTTTAATAAACATGCGATGAACTTTGATGTTCActacccttaccaaaaaaaaaaaaaaactttgatgtTCACTAGAATCACAAAGTTGGCTACTTTTGGGAGGAGTATGTAAATTTctagagagaagaaagagggaCTGTTCATTGAGTCATCATGCAAGTAATAATTTAGTGAAAAATAGGAAGAAATTTCTTAATTATTACCAAACTTGAATGAAAAATTTCTCCAGCCAAACCCTAGCTCTACCTAGTCATGCATAAATAAACCATCCACCTAATCATCACCTTCTCTACGTGCATGAATTGTCCATGCATGGAAGTTATCACTCACCAAAACTTGCGATACCCATGAGGCCAAACCTCCCTAGCATGCTCCAGTGGCGATCCCATCATGGTAAACCCTTCATGCCACATGAACTTGTTGAAGAATGGTGTGATCCGAGCGACACCGTAGCCCGTAGCTCCGCCGGGGGACCTCGCGGCCCTTACCTTGGCTCTCGCCGGGAGCGAGAAAAACTGCCAAGCTTGCGACTCGACCTCCCTCAGAAGACTTGAAGGGATTCCGTGCCTAGTGACCTGGAATATGCCCAAATTTTTGCATGCATGACCCACCATTTCGATTGCATCCGGGCTTTCAAGATCAATGGCTGGAACTGAGAAGTGATCTCCCTCGAAATTTAGCATCCTCCTTGGAGACTCATCGCCAGATCGAGGCCACGAATGCGATTGCGGCACTTCTTTAAAAGAATCAAAGTCTATGGGGATGATGTGCTCAAGAAGGAGAGGTGTTTCTGTGTAGGCTTCAGAGAGAGTAGCCATGAAAAGCTGGAATTTGAAAGGAAAACAGAAGCTAACAAGGAAAGACAGGGGTTCTTTATATATATTGGGCGAGTATAGTAATGTAAAACATCCGTTTCAAATGTTAGATGGGGCCAGCTGGTGGACAGAAGTGGTGTCTGGATGTGGTTTTGGAAGGATGCTGGGGATGAGACAAAATAGGGAACGAAAAAATTTGTAGAAATTGTGGCATCTCAATAAGACTCCaaatttgaccacaaaaaaaaaaaaaaaggactcccAACAGTTTTTAGTGTTTGCATGACAAGgctgttttttcctttcttttctttcttctttctataaAAGCTTAAAACTGTACtgtatttctaaaaatttatctCTCTTTATAGGACGAGGGAACTGCCGTAGCACAAAGAGATTATTTAAATGCTCTAAAAAAACCCAACAACCGATgttataaagagaaaaaaagatagagaaaaattCCCTTTCATTGACAATTGGTgatagaacttttttttttttttgaattccttCCTAGAAGTCCCACTAACTCTATTAATTATCAAATTTCGATACGATGAAAGAATTGTCATGCTCCAAAAACATTAGTCGAATGTTCCGAAAAACCCAACAATCGGCGTTACAGAAAACAAAGTCGAGAATGATTCATTCGTCGACATTAAAAGTGGTAGAAGTTAAATCACAAAGTTTGAAGCGTAGACCCATCCACCCACTTCCTCCCTATATTAGAAATTGCTTTCCATATGGGTCACGATGACTAAGCAATTGCTTTCCACATACAATAAGGGCCACAATGACCAAATTACCAGTCCTTCTTGGAAGGATCTTCCAAATCCTTCTTGATATATCACCACTTGTGAAGACTTTATTTAAACTTATAGTCATTGTTCCAATCTGATCGGATTCAAAGagattttctacttttgaagactacttctaaatta
This genomic interval from Rhodamnia argentea isolate NSW1041297 chromosome 4, ASM2092103v1, whole genome shotgun sequence contains the following:
- the LOC115750076 gene encoding gibberellin 3-beta-dioxygenase 1-like encodes the protein MATLSEAYTETPLLLEHIIPIDFDSFKEVPQSHSWPRSGDESPRRMLNFEGDHFSVPAIDLESPDAIEMVGHACKNLGIFQVTRHGIPSSLLREVESQAWQFFSLPARAKVRAARSPGGATGYGVARITPFFNKFMWHEGFTMMGSPLEHAREVWPHGYRKFCKVMEDYQDKMKALSERLLAMILKYLGISEHDIDWPRLRSNPSSALQLNSYPQCPDPGLAMGLAPHTDTSFLTILHQNDSAHGLQFHREGRGWVPVLPMDGALVVNVGDMLHIMSNAMFPSVVHRVIANGKRHRLSIGYFYRPPMDFRIGPIHGLTQASGQEVAARFQSIMVKDYVQMKAKNLDKALSMIRIG